The Chryseolinea soli nucleotide sequence AATGATTCAAAATGGGCGTAAAAATAAAGAAATTGGCCTGAATACGGAATTTCCGCCCTCCGAAATCCCGGCCTTTACAATACCTCGTATATCGCATGTCTAACGAACCCAAGCTCATGGAAGCAGTACTGCTGGCCCCCGAAAGGGAGACCATACAATGGAAACAAATGCTGAGTCTGGCCGCGCTATACGGCTCGATCGTTATCGGGTGGATCGCCTACCAGAACTACCAGCCCAAACTGCTCGTGCAGTTCCATTTCGATGATTTTACATTCCTGCTCACCCTGGCCCAAGCCGTGATCCTGGTGGTCACGCCGCCGTTGGCAGGCAAAATAGGCGACCGCTACCGGTTCGAACAGGGCCATCGCATTCCCGTGATCACCGCGGGGATCAGCTTTGCCTCTATGGTCTTTATGGCCGTGGCGTTCACGCTGTTCACCAATCCTGGAGAGGTCTTCCGCTGGATCTTGCCCGTGCTCATCGTCTTCTGGCTTATCGCCATGAGCATTTTCACGAGCCCGGCTTTATCGACCATGGAGCTTTTCTCTCCTGTCGACAAATTGCCCCGCGCCATGGCTATTCTCACGATTGTGGCCAACCTCATCTATGCGGTTGAGCCCGTCATCGTCGACATCATTGACTATATCGGTGCGCCGCTCACGTTTATGTCTGGCGGTGCGGTCGTTTTTGTGTCGGGGTTGGCGCTGAAGAAGAATTCACTTACCCTGTTTGCCCTGCACGAAGAAAAGAAGGATGAATCCCCTGCGGCTATTCCTGTGGAGGAAAAGTCCAGCTATGGTTTTATCTTCTTTATGGGTGTCGTGCTTGGCACGGCCACCACGGTGTTGTTCAATTTGTTCCCCGATTTGCTCGAAGCCAAAGTGGGTATGTTGTTCAACGGTTGGCAAGGCAAGATCATCCTGGTGAACATCCTGGTTCTTTCTGCACTCATCTCGTGGCCGGTAAGCAACCTGGTGAACAAATACGGGCTGGAGAAATCTTTCTGGATCAGCTTTGCGCTGATCATGGCCAGTATGTTGTCCATCTTTGTATTTCAGTCGACGGTCGTGGTGTTTGTCATGATGGTGGTGTTTACGGCGGCATTCACATCACTGTCGGTGAGTTCCCTGCCCATGGCGATCCAGCGGGCCTCTTTTCACGACAAAGTCTTTTGTGTTGGTATATTTTTTAGCGGCGTGGCGTTGCCGGATGGTATCCTGGAAACTATTCAGGCTTTTTAAAATGTAAACAACGGTTGGTTTATGAAGAATGTGCCGGTCGGCTTTTTCTGACCGGCCATTCTTTTTTTATCCGGTCCGCGAACTCGACAGCCCGCTATCGTAATAAGAATTGTTCATGACGAATGAGCATCACGACCCTTTCCGGATTCTCCATTCGGAAGGATAAAGATTGTTCATGCGGTTGTCCAGAACGTTTGCCCAACCCAAGGGAATTCCGTTGTGATAGATCAACGTGAATCCTTTTTTTTCTGTGGATATCGCCAAGGCCTCTTTTCGCAGGTATTGCAACGCTTCCGGGAGGGCCACATCAAGTCGAAGGAAGTTTTCCGGTTGCAGGTCTATCGACAAAGCCAGGGGATGTTCGGGGATGAGCTTTTCGTGCTTCACCGTGGCCATGACGGTGCCGGCCGTGATGAGGTAGAGATTTTTGGCGAGGAAGTCGATCTCCGGCGTTTTGTTTTGGGGAAAGCATTGCACCTGGTCGTGCCGGAGGATGAATGTTTTTTCGGCGCCGTTCGTTATCCACGCGCTTAGTTGGTCCGTTATTTTTTTTGAGGGGCCGGTGAACGAGTTTTTGTGTCGCGCGCGGCTTTCCCTTGTCTCCTCTGTTTTGCGGACCACGCAAATAAAAAATCCTTCGCCTTTTACACGGTGCGGATAGAACCGGTAGCCGGGGATGCCGTGGTGGTCGACGGTCTCAACGCCCCATTGTTCATTCAGCATCAACGGCACGAATTCAACATCGTGTTCTTGGCTAAGCCACTCCAGGTTATTTTCGTTTTCGTCGGGATTATAGGTGCAAGTGGAGTAGATGAGGAGGCCGCCGGTCTTCAGGGCGGGCCACACATCGCTCAGGATACGACGTTGCCGTTTGGAACAGAGGGCCACATTGTCGGGCGACCATTCTTCCATGGCGTGGTGGTCTTTGCGAAACAATCCTTCGCCCGAACAGGGCGCATCGATCACCATCACATCAAAGAAGCCAGGCAGACGTTGAAAATCCTGTGGATCGTTATGCACGACCACGGCATTGCCATGTCCCCACTTCTGTATGTTCTCGGCCAGCACGTTAGCCCGGGACCGGATCACCTCATTGGATACCAGCAGGCTCTGCGCATTCATGAGGCTGAGCAAATGCGTTGACTTGCCACCGGGCGCCGCACAAAGGTCCAGCACGTTGATCGCTTTTTGCGCATCCACCGCCTGCCGGAAAGCTTGTTCCAGGAACATGGAACTGGCCTCCTGAACATAGTAGGCACCAGCATGAAAGTGAGGGTCGAGTGTAAACGAGGGTCGTTCGTTCAGATAATATCCCGAAGTAGTCCAGGGCACAGGCAGCGCACCTGGGGGTGGACTTTGCTGTTTGGCTGGATTGAGTCGAATGCTCACCGGCGAGGGTTGCTGATGTGCCGCGCTGAATTCATCCCAGCGCACTCCCAATTGCTCGCGCATGCGCAGCTCAAATGACGGTGGAAATTGGGTATCGCTCATGAAAAAAATTAAGGGTCAGGATAAGTCGCGAGAGCACGCCGGTCCGACGCATTCCTTTTTTGTTAGCGGGGCAAATTAACGCTTTGTGTTTGATTTATTCGATTTGATCACGGTGACTTGAAGATCAGTTTTGAGAAATGGCTAACTTGGCTTTCGTATGACCAACCCAAACGACCCGATCCTTAAAAGCTGGGTGCCTGTGCCTCCCCACAGCGACTTCCCCATCCAAAACCTGCCCTTCGGCATTTTCCGGACGGCCGACACGTCGCCGCGGGCGGGCGTGGCGATAGGCGACTCGATCGTGGACCTGGCCGCTTTGGCGGAGCGAGGTTTTTTCAAGGACCTGAATCTGCCCTCCAGCGTTTTCAACTCCTCCACGCTCAACGATTTTTTTGCACTGGGGAAGAAAACCATACGCAACGTGCGGGAGCGGATTTCGCAATTGCTGCGTCACGACAACAACGAACTCTCATCACACGAAAGTGTAAAAAGCATATTGATCTCTCAAAAGGTTGCGACCCTGCTCTTGCCGGTTCGCGTGCCGAACTACACGGACTTCTACAGCAGCGAAGAACACGCCACCAACGTGGGCTCTATGTTTCGTGACCCTAAAAATGCATTGCTTCCCAACTGGAAACATTTACCCGTAGGCTATCATGGTCGTGCTTCCTCTATCGTGGTGTCGGGCACGCCCATTCGCCGGCCGCGCGGTCAGGTGAAGATGGGAGAGGAGCCGCCCGTTTTTTGCGCGTCGCATAAATTGGATTTTGAAGTGGAGATGGCCTTTATTACCTGCAGCGAAACACCGCTGGGGCATCCTATTCACACCCATGAAACCGAAGACCATATCGCCGGTTTTGCATTGTTCAACGATTGGTCTGCACGCGACATTCAGCAGTGGGAATACGTTCCGCTGGGACCGTTTTTAGGAAAGAACTTTGGATCGACCTTGTCGCCCTGGATCGTGACGATGGATGCCTTAGAACCCTTTCGCGTGGAGGGGCCTTCCCAAAATCCGCACGTACTTCCTTATCTTTCTTACGATGGGAAAAAGAATTTTGATATTGTGATGGAAGCGCTCATCCAGCCCGAAGGCGTGGAGGCATCCGTGGTTTGCCGGACGAATTTCAAATACATGTATTGGAACGTGAACCAGCAACTGGCTCACCACACGGTGAATGGCTGTAACATTCAAGTCGGCGATGTCTATGCGTCAGGCACTATCAGCGGCCCGTCGCCCGGTTCGTTTGGCTCGTTGCTGGAGCTTTCCTGGAACGGACAAAAATCCCTTCACATGGCCGACGGCACCGAACGCACATTCCTGCACGACGGCGACACGGTGACGCTGCACGCCTATGCCGAACGCGACGGTGTTCGCATTGGCTTTGGAGCCTGTAGCGGTAAAATACTTCCTTCGTTATAAACAAAACGTCTATGCGTAAACTGTCATTTTATTTCTGCCTCATCGCGCTGGTCATCCTGGACAGCTTTCTGCTTTCAAAACCCAACCTGCTGGGCAAGATCGGCTTGATCATTTATAAATATCATTACCTGCGCACTTTTCCCCGCACGCTGCTCACGGTGTCCATCGTGGTGGTCATCGCTTTTGCCTTGGCCGAGCTGATCAGTTTTTTAGTGAAACGGAGAACTTTGAAGCGGGTGTTGGGAACCGTTGTGCTGGTGCTCCTCATCGCGGTCTCGTTTGCCACCCTCGTTAAAACAGGTATGGATTTTTCAACCTGGACGTACAGTCATACCGGGTTGCGTTTTCGTTTTGGCGCCTATCTGCTGCCCACCCTGTTGATCGTGCTCTTTACCTACGCGCTGGTGAGGCTACCCAAGCCGGATGAAGTTTTCCCGGAGTCACCGGTCAATCCCGGTGTTGCTGCCAACAAGGATATCACGCCTATGCCCTGACCCTATGCTGACCCTGGATCCCACAAAAATACCCTTGCCACAACTCCATCAATATCTGCTGGGTGCTGTCACGCCGCGGCCAATTGCTTTTGCCAGCACGGTAGATAAAAAGGGGAACGTGAACCTGAGCCCGTTCAGCTTCTTCAATTGCTTTGGCTACAACCCACCCATCCTGATCTTCTCGCCTTCGCGGAGAGGGCGCGACAATACGACCAAGGACACCTATGAAAACGTGTTGGAGGTGCCCGAGGTGGTCATCAACATCGTGAACCACGCCATGGTGCAGCAAGCCTCCCTGGCCAGCGTTGAATACCCACGCGGTGTCAACGAATTTGTGAAGGCAGGACTCACGCCCGTTGCTTCATCGGTCGTCAAGCCACCGCGTGTAGGCGAGGCGCCGGTATCGTTCGAGTGCAAGGTGACGCAGGTCATTGCCACAGGCGACCAGGCGGGGGCGGGCAACCTCGTGCTTTGCCAGGTGGTTCTGATGCACATAAAGGAAGAGATCCTCGACGACCAAGGCAAGATCGATCCCTTCAAACTCGACGCCGTGGCCCGGCTAGGGGGCGACTGGTACTGTCGCGTGGGACCGGAATCTATTTTTAAAGTGCCCAAGCCCCTGCAGACCATTGGCATCGGTATCGATCAAATCCCTGATCACATCCGACTTAGCAACGTCCTCACGGGCAATGACCTCGGCATGCTGGGGAACGTCGAAAAATTGCCAGGCGAGTCGTCCCTTCAAACGATCAGGAACCAACCCGATTTTCTCCAGGCCCGGACGAATGGTGGAGAAGCGATCCACAAACTGGCGCAAGCTTACTTGAAGCAAGGCCGTGTAGCGGAAGCGTGGAGCATTCTGCTGGCCTGAAAACACCGGCGAATATTTCCTTTGCTTGAACCAGCAACGGTCCGGGTATACTAATTCAACCCACAACAAACGAGAAGAGGCTGCCTTTTGGGGGCAGCCTCTCGTATGTTAAACTAAACTAAAAAGGTCTTAGTCTCTGTACAATACACCCTTCACAGCCTTTATCGTCTTGCTGACGTTGGGCAGAATGGCTTCAATGAGCGTGGGGGCGTAGGGCAGGGGCACGTCGAAGCTGTTCACGCGTTGAATGGGCGCGTCCAGGTAGTCGAAGGCATGCTTTTGTACGTGGTAAGTGATCTCCGTAGCGATGGAAGACAAAGGCCAGGCTTCTTCCACGATCACCAGGCGATTGGTCTTTTTCACCGACTCTACGATGGCCGCATAGTCGATGGGGCGCACCGAGCGAAGGTCGATCACTTCGGCGGAGATGCCGTCCTTTTCCAACTCGGCAGCAGCAGCCAGGGCCACTTTCATGATCTTGCCAAACGAAACGATGGTCACATCCGTGCCGGCCTTTTTCACATCGGCCACGCCCAGGGGAATGAGGTATTCTTCCGCGGGAACCTCCATCTTATCGCCATACATCACTTCCGACTCCATGAAGATCACGGGGTCGTTGTCGCGGATGGACGACTTCAGGAGGCCTTTGGCGTCGTATGGATTGGAGGGTACCACCACCTTCAAACCGGGGGTGTTGGCAAACCAGTTTTCGAAGTTTTGGGAGTGTTGGGCACCCAGTTGGCCCGCGTTGCCCGTAGGGCCACGGAACACCATGGGGGCACTATATTGGCCACCCGACATGGAGAGGATCTTGGCGGCACCGTTGATGATCTGGTCGATGGCCACTAGCGAGAAGTTGAAGGTCATGAATTCTACCACGGGACGGAGGCCGTTCATGGCCGCTCCCACGCCAATGCCGGCGAAGCCCAGTTCGGAAATGGGTGTATCCAGGACGCGTTCCGGTCCAAATTCGTCCAGCATGCCCTGGCTCACTTTGTAGGCGCCATTGTACTCGGCCACTTCTTCCCCCATCAGGATAACGCTGGGATCTCTGCGCATTTCTTCGTTCAAGGCCTCGCGGAGGGCCTCTCTAAACTGGATTTCTCTCATAGCATTTCTTCAGAAAGTGCGTAAAAATAGGGGCCGGACAAACAGGATAAAAGCATTCCCCGCTTTTTATTGGGTACCCCAAAACAAAAAGCCCCGGCTTTTGGCCGGGGCTCTCTGTTTAACCAATGAGATCGATTATTTCAATGCATTTCTGAAGGCTTCGGTAGCGGCGAATTTCGAGAATTCCAGGTCGCTCAAAGCAGCTTCTTTCAGGGAAGGATCGGCCTTCACAGCGCTGCTCAGGTTGCTCACCACGCCGTCGGCGTTGCCGAGGCGGGCAGAAGCTACAGCGGCACCATAATAGGCGATGGCCAGGTTGCTGTTCTTGGCAGTGGCTTCTTTGAAGGAAGTCAGACCATTTTGGTAGTCTTTGTTCAACACTTGAGCCAAACCTTTGTTGAAGAGGTTGTCGGCGTTGTCGGCAGCAGCAGATTCGGAGCTAACAGCAGCAGCGTACTGAGCTTTTACGATTTCAGCAGCACCTTTCACACCGTTCACACCGGCAGCATTGTCGCCTTTCAGGCCAGCGCCGAGGGCTTTGGTAGCATTGTTGTAGGCAGCATAAGCGTTGCCTTTCATCATGTTCACGGAAGCCAGGTTGGCGAGTACTTCGGGAGCTTCGTTCAACTTAGCAGCAATCTCCAATTGTGCCTGAGCTTTGTCGGCCAGGGCAGCAGCGTTGCTGGGGTTTTCGATCGCTTGAGCAATGTATACAGCACCCAGGTTGTTGTGGGCATTCCAGTTGGAACCTTTCTTGGTAGCAGCTTCGTAGATCGCTGCCTTTTCTTCCAGGGAAGGAGTCAAAGTAGCGGCGTACATCATTTCTTCGAACGAAAGGGTGTCGGCAGAGATAGCGCCTTGTGTTACTTGCTTGGACAGGACGGACATTTCGGCGTCGGTCTTCTTGTCTTTCACCACCAGGATCTCGGTCTTCGCTGTTCTCAGTTTAGGATATACATCCTTGAACACTTTCTTGTAGGTCTTCAGTTTCTTGAATTGTTTTTCAACATCTTCGAAAGAACCGCCGGCGTTGATGATGTTCAGGTATTCTGCTTTCTCTTCGGAAGTGATGCCTTCGTAAGTAGACAGTGAGTTTTTGAATTCGTTCCAGTCCTGGATAACAGGCTTCAGGATGAAGTTGATCGAATCGGCTTTGCCTTTGTAGTCGTACTTCTTCATTTCAGCACGATAGAATTTTTCGATGGCAGCAGCGCGATCGGGAGACAATTTAGCGTTGATACGCTCAGCACCTTCAGGAGAGTGGGTACCGGTGATGGTAACGGTACGGGTAGCGTTCTTGGAAGCGATGAAGGCATCCAGTTGCTTGCCTTTTGTGCTCTTGATCTCAGTAGGTCTCAGTACCGATCTGCCTTGCTCGAAAATGAAATCAGGGATCACTACGGGAACCAGTTCTTCCTGGTTGTTATAGCCATGTTCTGCGAAAGCAGCGAAGTATACGGGTTTCACCAGTTTAGAAGTGGTGATGATACCGGTAGCCACCGGGAGACGGGGAGTTTTCTTAGCTTTTTCGCCTTTGGAAGCAACGCCTTCAACTTCCACAGTACCTGTTTTGTATGCGGGTTGATAAGGGAATGAGAAGCTCTTGGTTACACGGGGAGGCTCGGTCTTGCTGTTGGGATAGTCCTCAGCCTTGAACGGGATGGGGTCCAGCGCCAGTTCGTTGGTGCCATACTTGTAGAAGGTGTTTACCGTGTAGACGGTTCCTTTCTTCAACATTTTAACCGGAAGGTTAGCCGCCATATCGAAGGCAACCGTATCCTTGTGAACCTCCAGCGGGTTCGGAGTAACCGTCAATTGCTGGTCTTTTGACATTTTCACCATCTTGGGCAGGGTACAGCCCGCGAGGGTAAGTACTGCGAAGATCAGAAATGAGTAAACTACTTTTCTCATTGGATTTAGATTTATTGGTTGATTTAAACAGGTTTGCAAAACTATACTTATGTGTATTTTTTTGCAATTATACTCAAAAAAATATGAAGGACCCCGACATTTTGAGGGGGGTGGCGCGTTATATTTGTGAGCCGAACTTTTGGTCGACAAATCAACTTTTTGGGAAGTCGAAAGTATATAAAGGGCATCTATGGACCGTGTAGCAGATAAAATCCAACTTTTCTTTGAGACCTATGCCTTTGGAGTGTGTGCTCACCTGGGTGAGAAGTTAGGTGTTGCAACATCCTCCATACGCCTCTTTTTCATCTATGCGAGCTTCATCACGTTCGGGTCACCGGTCATCATCTACCTGTCGCTGGCCTTCATCATGAACATGCGCAAGCACCTTCGTAAGCGCACCCCGGTGTGGGACTATTGACCAACCCTTCTCTTTCCGCGCACATAGAAGTCGAACACAATGCTACCCGGGTAAATTGCCTTTCGGGAGTAACGGGGATATTGGTCGTGGATCGCGCGTCGTTTCCGTTTATCCCTGGCGTAGTGCCGTATAAAATGTAAATGCGCCTTTCCTACGGCATGAAAATTTGCCGGCTGTCCCTTGAGCAAAAAGACGACGGCTGCCAGCCAATCCAACCACAAGCGAAAGGGAAGTTTGTATAGCAATTCTCCGCGATCGAAATGCTTAAAGATCAGCGAGAGCCCGTTGCGAAAATTGAGATACGTTTTACGGGGATTGTTATACCCCAGGGTGCCCGCACCCAGGTGATAGATGGTGC carries:
- a CDS encoding MFS transporter; this encodes MSNEPKLMEAVLLAPERETIQWKQMLSLAALYGSIVIGWIAYQNYQPKLLVQFHFDDFTFLLTLAQAVILVVTPPLAGKIGDRYRFEQGHRIPVITAGISFASMVFMAVAFTLFTNPGEVFRWILPVLIVFWLIAMSIFTSPALSTMELFSPVDKLPRAMAILTIVANLIYAVEPVIVDIIDYIGAPLTFMSGGAVVFVSGLALKKNSLTLFALHEEKKDESPAAIPVEEKSSYGFIFFMGVVLGTATTVLFNLFPDLLEAKVGMLFNGWQGKIILVNILVLSALISWPVSNLVNKYGLEKSFWISFALIMASMLSIFVFQSTVVVFVMMVVFTAAFTSLSVSSLPMAIQRASFHDKVFCVGIFFSGVALPDGILETIQAF
- a CDS encoding methyltransferase RsmF C-terminal domain-like protein, whose protein sequence is MSDTQFPPSFELRMREQLGVRWDEFSAAHQQPSPVSIRLNPAKQQSPPPGALPVPWTTSGYYLNERPSFTLDPHFHAGAYYVQEASSMFLEQAFRQAVDAQKAINVLDLCAAPGGKSTHLLSLMNAQSLLVSNEVIRSRANVLAENIQKWGHGNAVVVHNDPQDFQRLPGFFDVMVIDAPCSGEGLFRKDHHAMEEWSPDNVALCSKRQRRILSDVWPALKTGGLLIYSTCTYNPDENENNLEWLSQEHDVEFVPLMLNEQWGVETVDHHGIPGYRFYPHRVKGEGFFICVVRKTEETRESRARHKNSFTGPSKKITDQLSAWITNGAEKTFILRHDQVQCFPQNKTPEIDFLAKNLYLITAGTVMATVKHEKLIPEHPLALSIDLQPENFLRLDVALPEALQYLRKEALAISTEKKGFTLIYHNGIPLGWANVLDNRMNNLYPSEWRIRKGS
- the fahA gene encoding fumarylacetoacetase; translation: MTNPNDPILKSWVPVPPHSDFPIQNLPFGIFRTADTSPRAGVAIGDSIVDLAALAERGFFKDLNLPSSVFNSSTLNDFFALGKKTIRNVRERISQLLRHDNNELSSHESVKSILISQKVATLLLPVRVPNYTDFYSSEEHATNVGSMFRDPKNALLPNWKHLPVGYHGRASSIVVSGTPIRRPRGQVKMGEEPPVFCASHKLDFEVEMAFITCSETPLGHPIHTHETEDHIAGFALFNDWSARDIQQWEYVPLGPFLGKNFGSTLSPWIVTMDALEPFRVEGPSQNPHVLPYLSYDGKKNFDIVMEALIQPEGVEASVVCRTNFKYMYWNVNQQLAHHTVNGCNIQVGDVYASGTISGPSPGSFGSLLELSWNGQKSLHMADGTERTFLHDGDTVTLHAYAERDGVRIGFGACSGKILPSL
- a CDS encoding flavin reductase family protein; its protein translation is MLTLDPTKIPLPQLHQYLLGAVTPRPIAFASTVDKKGNVNLSPFSFFNCFGYNPPILIFSPSRRGRDNTTKDTYENVLEVPEVVINIVNHAMVQQASLASVEYPRGVNEFVKAGLTPVASSVVKPPRVGEAPVSFECKVTQVIATGDQAGAGNLVLCQVVLMHIKEEILDDQGKIDPFKLDAVARLGGDWYCRVGPESIFKVPKPLQTIGIGIDQIPDHIRLSNVLTGNDLGMLGNVEKLPGESSLQTIRNQPDFLQARTNGGEAIHKLAQAYLKQGRVAEAWSILLA
- a CDS encoding pyruvate dehydrogenase complex E1 component subunit beta, encoding MREIQFREALREALNEEMRRDPSVILMGEEVAEYNGAYKVSQGMLDEFGPERVLDTPISELGFAGIGVGAAMNGLRPVVEFMTFNFSLVAIDQIINGAAKILSMSGGQYSAPMVFRGPTGNAGQLGAQHSQNFENWFANTPGLKVVVPSNPYDAKGLLKSSIRDNDPVIFMESEVMYGDKMEVPAEEYLIPLGVADVKKAGTDVTIVSFGKIMKVALAAAAELEKDGISAEVIDLRSVRPIDYAAIVESVKKTNRLVIVEEAWPLSSIATEITYHVQKHAFDYLDAPIQRVNSFDVPLPYAPTLIEAILPNVSKTIKAVKGVLYRD
- a CDS encoding TPR end-of-group domain-containing protein, with translation MRKVVYSFLIFAVLTLAGCTLPKMVKMSKDQQLTVTPNPLEVHKDTVAFDMAANLPVKMLKKGTVYTVNTFYKYGTNELALDPIPFKAEDYPNSKTEPPRVTKSFSFPYQPAYKTGTVEVEGVASKGEKAKKTPRLPVATGIITTSKLVKPVYFAAFAEHGYNNQEELVPVVIPDFIFEQGRSVLRPTEIKSTKGKQLDAFIASKNATRTVTITGTHSPEGAERINAKLSPDRAAAIEKFYRAEMKKYDYKGKADSINFILKPVIQDWNEFKNSLSTYEGITSEEKAEYLNIINAGGSFEDVEKQFKKLKTYKKVFKDVYPKLRTAKTEILVVKDKKTDAEMSVLSKQVTQGAISADTLSFEEMMYAATLTPSLEEKAAIYEAATKKGSNWNAHNNLGAVYIAQAIENPSNAAALADKAQAQLEIAAKLNEAPEVLANLASVNMMKGNAYAAYNNATKALGAGLKGDNAAGVNGVKGAAEIVKAQYAAAVSSESAAADNADNLFNKGLAQVLNKDYQNGLTSFKEATAKNSNLAIAYYGAAVASARLGNADGVVSNLSSAVKADPSLKEAALSDLEFSKFAATEAFRNALK
- a CDS encoding PspC domain-containing protein, with the translated sequence MDRVADKIQLFFETYAFGVCAHLGEKLGVATSSIRLFFIYASFITFGSPVIIYLSLAFIMNMRKHLRKRTPVWDY